In a single window of the Amycolatopsis sp. cg5 genome:
- a CDS encoding DNA-3-methyladenine glycosylase encodes MISTVSSQVAEVSFTGPFDLDASTRFLEGFAPAARPDAAAEPGTLRMAFPVERTWSHAGVVVRQRAPNRVEVEVFAEPEVVPLAVTQVRRMLSLDVDGAGFARVGEADKVVAGLQERNPGLRPVLFHSPYEAACWAVIGHGIRIVQAAGIKRRVAERYGREVDVGGVPLLSFPTPEELLEMDRHPSLPPAKVERLHAMARAARDGLLDAETLRAKDSAEALTRLLKLPGIGPFSSQLILIRGAGHPDVFPRDERRLQDEMTRVYGQGAAVSAAKLERIADAWRPYRSWVALLFRTERESRTGEIGGRRS; translated from the coding sequence ATGATCAGCACGGTGTCTTCGCAGGTCGCGGAGGTCTCGTTCACCGGCCCGTTCGATCTGGACGCGTCCACGCGGTTCCTGGAAGGGTTCGCGCCGGCGGCCAGGCCGGACGCCGCCGCCGAGCCAGGGACACTCCGCATGGCGTTCCCGGTGGAGAGAACCTGGTCGCACGCGGGCGTGGTGGTGCGGCAGCGGGCGCCGAATCGGGTCGAGGTCGAGGTGTTCGCCGAGCCCGAGGTGGTGCCGCTCGCGGTCACGCAGGTCCGGCGGATGCTTTCGCTGGACGTGGACGGTGCGGGGTTCGCGCGCGTCGGCGAGGCGGACAAGGTCGTCGCCGGGCTGCAGGAACGCAATCCGGGGCTGCGGCCGGTGCTGTTCCACTCGCCGTACGAGGCGGCGTGCTGGGCGGTGATCGGGCACGGCATCCGGATCGTGCAGGCCGCGGGCATCAAGCGGCGGGTCGCCGAGCGCTACGGCCGTGAGGTCGATGTCGGCGGGGTTCCGCTGCTTTCTTTTCCCACGCCGGAAGAACTGCTCGAGATGGACCGGCATCCGAGCCTGCCGCCCGCCAAGGTCGAGCGGCTGCACGCGATGGCCAGGGCCGCGCGGGACGGTCTGCTCGACGCGGAGACGTTGCGTGCCAAGGATTCCGCGGAGGCGCTGACCAGGTTGCTCAAACTCCCCGGCATCGGCCCGTTCTCGTCGCAGCTGATCCTGATCAGGGGCGCCGGGCATCCGGATGTCTTCCCACGTGACGAACGGCGGCTGCAGGACGAGATGACGCGGGTGTACGGGCAGGGCGCGGCCGTGTCCGCGGCCAAGTTGGAGCGCATCGCCGACGCCTGGCGGCCCTATCGGAGCTGGGTCGCGCTGTTGTTCCGCACCGAACGCGAGAGCCGCACCGGCGAGATCGGAGGTCGCCGATCCTGA
- the orn gene encoding oligoribonuclease: MTDRLVWIDCEMTGLDLAKDALIEIAALVTDAELNVLGEGVDIVIHADDEALAGMPDIVRDMHAKSGLTEEVRASAVTLAEAERRVLEYIKEHVPDPNSAPLAGNSIATDRGFITRDMPELDAHLHYRMVDVSSIKELVRRWYPRIYYAKPEKGLAHRALADIKESIGELDYYREIAFVPQPGPTSEQAKVAAAEVLKRHRG, from the coding sequence GTGACTGACCGCCTAGTCTGGATCGACTGCGAGATGACGGGGCTCGACCTCGCCAAGGACGCGCTGATCGAAATAGCCGCACTGGTGACCGACGCCGAGCTGAACGTGCTCGGGGAAGGCGTCGACATCGTGATCCACGCCGACGACGAGGCGCTAGCCGGGATGCCCGACATCGTGCGCGACATGCACGCCAAGTCCGGGCTCACCGAAGAGGTCCGCGCGTCGGCCGTGACGCTGGCCGAGGCCGAGCGCCGCGTGCTCGAGTACATCAAAGAGCACGTGCCCGACCCCAACAGCGCGCCGCTCGCCGGCAACTCGATCGCCACCGACCGCGGCTTCATCACCCGCGACATGCCCGAACTCGACGCGCACCTGCACTACCGGATGGTCGACGTCTCGTCGATCAAGGAACTCGTGCGCCGCTGGTACCCCCGCATCTACTACGCCAAGCCCGAGAAGGGCCTGGCGCACCGCGCGCTCGCGGACATCAAGGAGTCCATCGGCGAGCTCGACTACTACCGCGAGATCGCCTTCGTCCCGCAGCCCGGCCCGACCAGCGAACAAGCCAAGGTCGCGGCCGCTGAAGTGCTCAAACGGCATCGCGGGTAA
- a CDS encoding class I SAM-dependent methyltransferase has product MPTTHSNAQARTLALLKAGDEARPTHGFLDLLGDEEQAGPPTGLAQRLMRTSIVPSIYEQYWRPTLGRVAKGLRGPTMAGEVAIATNLLGLRPGLTALDVACGTGRFTRAFGKAVGADGLVIGLDGSRTMLDRALDNTGPAEPIAYLRADAVELPLRPATVDAVCCFAALHMFADPDAALASFARVLKPGGRVALLTSARRTWQPARLADTALGAASGQKMFDRGEIAGKLRDLGFRSVSERFAGVTQIVAGTR; this is encoded by the coding sequence GTGCCGACGACCCACTCGAACGCCCAAGCCCGCACGCTCGCACTGCTCAAGGCGGGTGACGAGGCCAGGCCGACGCACGGCTTCCTTGACCTGCTCGGCGACGAGGAGCAGGCCGGTCCGCCGACCGGGCTCGCCCAGCGGCTGATGCGCACGTCGATCGTGCCGAGCATCTACGAGCAGTATTGGCGCCCCACGCTCGGCCGAGTCGCGAAAGGACTGCGCGGCCCGACGATGGCGGGCGAGGTCGCCATCGCGACCAACCTGCTCGGCCTGCGCCCCGGCCTCACCGCGCTCGACGTCGCCTGCGGCACCGGCCGGTTCACACGCGCGTTCGGCAAGGCGGTCGGCGCCGACGGGCTGGTGATCGGGCTCGACGGCTCCCGCACGATGCTCGACCGCGCGCTCGACAACACCGGACCGGCCGAGCCGATCGCCTATCTGCGCGCGGACGCGGTCGAGCTGCCGCTGCGACCGGCCACAGTGGACGCGGTGTGCTGTTTCGCCGCGCTGCACATGTTCGCCGATCCGGACGCCGCGCTCGCGTCGTTCGCGCGGGTGCTGAAGCCCGGCGGCCGCGTCGCGCTGCTGACCAGCGCGCGCCGCACCTGGCAGCCCGCCCGGCTGGCCGACACCGCGCTGGGCGCGGCGAGCGGGCAGAAGATGTTCGACCGCGGGGAAATCGCGGGCAAGCTACGGGATCTCGGCTTCAGGAGCGTGAGCGAGCGCTTCGCGGGCGTCACGCAGATCGTCGCCGGGACGCGCTGA
- a CDS encoding Ig-like domain-containing protein — MRVWGVAGLLLAVGLVAGCTSAPGAETPKAPSPGGGTSSVEVKPASLALVPAEGAADVEPGLPVSVAVKDGKVGEVKLTGADGKQVQGKAKEDGSGWESAEPLGYGKSYTVDATATGTDGKPQTAKSTFTTAKAARQMTVSINATDGETVGVGMPLIFTFGGKVPDKALAEKALKVTSEPATEGAFKWFGDQTVIWRPKGYWKTGTKVTVDAAVYGRHLGNGTYGKEDRTSHITIGDKLIAEADGSTFQMKVSVNDAEVKTVPISMGKPGHNTPVGTYTVMSEHNGYTMDSGTYGVPEDSPGGYRTFVQTAVRLSNSGIFYHSAPWSVGQQGKRNVSHGCLNLSPANAKWLMDLTKRGDIVTVAGSGGPTLESTDGWSVWQLSWDNWKA; from the coding sequence ATGAGGGTCTGGGGTGTGGCGGGGCTGCTGCTGGCCGTGGGGCTGGTGGCGGGGTGTACGAGCGCGCCGGGGGCGGAAACGCCCAAGGCGCCGTCGCCCGGGGGTGGTACTTCATCCGTTGAGGTGAAACCGGCCTCGCTCGCGCTGGTGCCCGCCGAGGGGGCCGCCGATGTCGAGCCGGGACTTCCGGTTTCCGTCGCGGTGAAGGACGGGAAGGTCGGCGAGGTCAAGCTGACCGGCGCCGACGGCAAGCAGGTGCAGGGGAAGGCCAAAGAGGACGGTAGCGGCTGGGAATCGGCTGAGCCGCTGGGTTACGGCAAGAGCTACACGGTGGACGCGACCGCGACCGGGACCGACGGGAAGCCGCAGACGGCGAAGTCGACGTTCACCACGGCGAAGGCCGCGCGGCAGATGACCGTCTCGATCAACGCGACCGACGGGGAGACTGTTGGCGTCGGGATGCCGCTGATCTTCACGTTCGGCGGGAAGGTGCCGGACAAGGCGCTCGCGGAGAAGGCGCTGAAGGTCACATCCGAGCCGGCGACCGAGGGCGCGTTCAAGTGGTTCGGGGACCAGACGGTGATCTGGCGTCCCAAGGGGTACTGGAAGACCGGCACCAAGGTCACGGTCGACGCGGCCGTCTATGGCAGGCATCTCGGGAATGGCACCTATGGCAAGGAAGACCGCACCTCGCACATCACCATCGGTGACAAGCTGATCGCCGAGGCGGACGGCTCGACCTTCCAGATGAAGGTGTCGGTCAACGACGCCGAGGTGAAGACCGTGCCGATCTCGATGGGCAAGCCTGGCCACAACACGCCGGTCGGCACCTACACGGTGATGAGTGAGCACAACGGCTACACCATGGACTCCGGCACCTATGGCGTGCCCGAGGACAGCCCTGGCGGCTACCGGACGTTCGTGCAGACCGCGGTGCGGCTGTCGAACAGCGGCATTTTCTATCACTCGGCGCCGTGGTCGGTGGGGCAGCAGGGCAAGCGGAACGTGAGCCACGGCTGCCTGAACCTCTCGCCCGCCAACGCGAAGTGGCTGATGGACCTTACGAAGCGCGGTGACATCGTCACGGTCGCGGGCAGCGGCGGTCCGACTCTGGAGTCGACCGACGGCTGGAGTGTCTGGCAGCTTTCTTGGGACAACTGGAAAGCCTGA
- a CDS encoding DUF3224 domain-containing protein produces the protein MQTATAAFDLDKWEPQSEEKADNTEFARVAIAKTFTGEVEGTSTVEMLTAVTETGRAYVAFERFSVAVEGRKGSFVLHHSAGEAGYTLTILPGSGTGDLTGITGTAAIEQDSAGAHTFRLTYSLP, from the coding sequence ATGCAGACCGCCACCGCCGCTTTCGACCTCGACAAGTGGGAGCCGCAGTCCGAAGAGAAGGCCGACAACACCGAGTTCGCGCGGGTGGCGATCGCGAAGACGTTCACTGGTGAGGTCGAGGGCACGAGCACCGTGGAGATGCTCACCGCCGTCACCGAGACGGGGCGGGCTTACGTCGCCTTCGAGCGTTTTTCAGTCGCGGTCGAGGGCCGCAAGGGTTCGTTCGTGCTGCATCACAGCGCCGGTGAAGCGGGCTACACGCTGACGATCCTGCCCGGGTCGGGTACCGGTGATCTGACCGGAATCACCGGTACCGCGGCCATCGAGCAGGATTCAGCGGGCGCTCACACCTTCCGGCTCACTTATTCGCTGCCGTGA
- a CDS encoding helicase HerA-like domain-containing protein: MTSPAGVIASGYVSEGPAVELGAVVIDGQAEAGAAVRLPMATLNRHGLVAGATGTGKTKTLQLVSEQLSAAGVPVVLADVKGDLSGLAAQGEANDKLTKRAGELGDDWQPAAFPVQFLSIGTGGKGSPIRATITSFGPVLLSKVLGLNETQESTLGLIFHWADQRGLALLDTKDLRSVITHLTSDEGKEDLKGIGGVSAATAGVILRSLSNLEAQGGEDFFGEPELDVHDLMRQVDGKGVVTLLELDNLQAKPALFSTFLMWLLAELFEELPEEGDLDKPKLVFFFDEAHLLFNDASKAFLERIEQTVKLIRSKGVGVFFCTQLPTDIPNNVLSQLGARIQHALRAFTPEDQKALTRTVKTYPTTEYYELDKALTSLGIGEAIVTVLSERGAPTPVAWTRLRAPRSKMGSIGDEAISAATTASDLHGKYSETIDRESAYEKLAAKIAPDAPAPEAVPEPAPQAPAPQKEEPGMVEKAMSNPAVKSFLRSAASALGREITRGLFGNRRR, from the coding sequence GTGACCAGTCCGGCCGGTGTGATCGCGAGCGGTTATGTGAGTGAGGGGCCCGCCGTCGAGCTGGGCGCCGTGGTGATCGACGGGCAGGCCGAGGCCGGCGCCGCGGTCCGGTTGCCGATGGCCACCCTGAACAGGCACGGGCTGGTCGCGGGCGCGACCGGGACGGGCAAGACGAAGACGTTGCAACTGGTCTCCGAGCAGCTGTCGGCCGCGGGCGTGCCGGTGGTGCTGGCCGACGTGAAGGGTGATTTGTCCGGCCTCGCGGCGCAGGGCGAGGCCAACGACAAGCTGACCAAGCGCGCGGGTGAGCTGGGCGACGACTGGCAGCCCGCCGCGTTCCCCGTGCAGTTCCTCTCGATCGGCACCGGCGGCAAGGGCTCGCCCATCCGCGCGACCATCACCAGCTTCGGCCCGGTGCTGCTGTCCAAAGTGCTCGGTCTCAACGAGACGCAGGAGTCGACGCTCGGGCTGATCTTCCACTGGGCCGACCAGCGCGGACTCGCGCTGCTGGACACCAAGGACCTTCGCTCGGTCATCACGCACCTGACCAGCGACGAGGGCAAGGAAGACCTCAAGGGCATCGGCGGGGTGTCCGCCGCGACCGCCGGTGTGATCCTGCGCTCGCTGTCCAATTTGGAGGCACAGGGCGGCGAGGACTTCTTCGGCGAGCCCGAGTTGGACGTCCACGACCTCATGCGCCAGGTCGACGGCAAGGGCGTGGTCACCCTGCTGGAGCTGGACAACCTGCAGGCCAAGCCCGCGTTGTTCTCGACGTTCCTGATGTGGCTTCTGGCCGAGCTCTTCGAGGAGCTGCCGGAGGAGGGCGACCTCGACAAGCCGAAGCTCGTGTTCTTCTTCGACGAGGCGCACCTGCTGTTCAACGACGCGTCGAAGGCGTTCCTGGAGCGCATCGAGCAGACGGTGAAGCTCATCCGGTCGAAAGGCGTCGGCGTCTTCTTCTGCACCCAGCTGCCCACGGACATCCCGAACAACGTTCTCTCGCAGCTCGGCGCGCGGATCCAGCACGCGCTGCGCGCGTTCACACCGGAGGACCAGAAGGCGCTGACCAGGACCGTCAAGACGTATCCGACGACCGAGTACTACGAGCTGGACAAGGCGCTGACCTCGCTCGGCATCGGTGAGGCGATCGTCACGGTGCTGTCCGAGCGCGGCGCGCCGACACCGGTCGCGTGGACGCGGCTGCGGGCGCCGCGGTCGAAGATGGGGTCGATCGGCGACGAGGCGATCTCCGCCGCGACGACCGCCTCTGACCTGCACGGGAAGTACTCGGAGACGATCGACCGCGAGTCGGCGTACGAGAAGCTGGCGGCGAAGATCGCTCCGGACGCGCCCGCGCCCGAAGCTGTCCCGGAACCCGCGCCGCAAGCGCCGGCGCCGCAGAAGGAAGAGCCGGGGATGGTCGAGAAGGCCATGTCGAACCCGGCGGTGAAGTCGTTCCTGCGGTCGGCGGCGAGTGCGCTCGGCCGGGAGATCACGCGCGGCCTGTTCGGGAACCGGCGCCGGTAA
- a CDS encoding S1C family serine protease, whose translation MTEFQPHPTYQPYYGNPLFAQAPPPPPKKKSNRLALLVGATALGAALLGGTGGALIVGLDSPATPSTSSSTGTTGQQISNSTSDVSKIAAKVTPSVVQVNVKTAQGGQGIGSGVILSPDGKILTNAHVVNGATSVQIVTSDGKKYQADVVGSDTKADIAVVQARGASGLTAASIGDSGKLAVGQQVVAIGSPGGLQNTVTSGIISALNRQLSDIGKKQQQSPYDQTANGDSDSPSYTAIQTDASINQGNSGGALVDAGGNVIGINSALYNPSGSAGSIGIGFSIPINDAMKIVDQITAANK comes from the coding sequence ATGACCGAATTCCAGCCCCACCCCACGTACCAGCCGTACTACGGCAACCCGCTCTTCGCGCAGGCGCCGCCGCCCCCGCCGAAGAAGAAGAGCAACAGGCTCGCGCTGCTGGTCGGCGCGACGGCGCTCGGCGCCGCGCTGCTCGGCGGCACCGGCGGCGCGCTCATCGTCGGGCTCGACAGCCCGGCGACGCCGTCCACCAGCTCGTCCACCGGGACCACCGGGCAGCAGATCTCCAACTCCACCAGCGACGTCAGCAAGATCGCCGCGAAGGTGACGCCGAGCGTCGTCCAGGTCAACGTCAAGACCGCGCAGGGCGGCCAGGGCATCGGCTCGGGGGTGATCCTCAGCCCGGACGGCAAGATCCTGACCAACGCGCACGTGGTCAACGGCGCGACCAGCGTCCAGATCGTCACCTCCGACGGCAAGAAGTACCAGGCCGACGTGGTCGGCTCGGACACCAAGGCCGACATCGCGGTGGTGCAGGCACGCGGCGCGAGCGGGCTCACCGCCGCCTCGATCGGCGACTCCGGCAAGCTCGCGGTCGGCCAGCAGGTCGTCGCGATCGGCTCGCCCGGCGGCCTCCAGAACACCGTGACCTCCGGCATCATCAGCGCGCTGAACCGCCAGCTCTCGGACATCGGGAAGAAGCAGCAGCAGTCGCCGTACGACCAGACCGCCAACGGTGACTCGGACAGCCCGAGCTACACCGCGATCCAGACCGACGCCTCGATCAACCAGGGCAACTCGGGCGGCGCGCTCGTCGACGCCGGCGGCAACGTCATCGGCATCAACTCCGCGCTCTACAACCCGAGCGGCTCGGCCGGCAGCATCGGCATCGGCTTCTCGATCCCGATCAACGACGCGATGAAGATCGTCGACCAGATCACGGCAGCGAATAAGTGA
- a CDS encoding aldehyde dehydrogenase family protein — MSDVAKAVEECARAAKQAAPSLATATDQAIDAALSAMAERLLAHRDEVLEANRADVAKATEEGMSAGLLDRLTITDERLTGMAEQLRLLAGAPHQERSIELSTLDGGLRLVERRRPVGVIGANYEARPNVTVDVASQLVKSRNGGVLRTGSAALGSAQRLLDVVIAPALAEAGIDADVIQLVPRVEREAAAALVSLPGLVPLVILRGSGESTRKLATEAALHGVGTLAHADGGGVLYVDAAADAAKVRDLVSASLDRLGVCNRLNLLLIHTDAHDALWPSITEALTERGVTPSLAPHEHAIGYEWALDSDNEATVTVAQVASLTEAVSIANDRTSGLAAGIATEDSAAAEAFFDGYTGTGVFWNAPTRLLDGFKLLAVPETGINLDNVPGPRGPVTYTDLYVRQYAVLPA, encoded by the coding sequence GTGAGTGACGTGGCCAAGGCTGTCGAGGAATGCGCGCGGGCGGCCAAGCAGGCGGCCCCGTCGCTGGCCACCGCGACGGACCAGGCCATCGACGCCGCGCTCTCCGCCATGGCGGAAAGGCTGCTGGCGCACCGGGACGAGGTGCTCGAAGCCAACCGCGCCGACGTCGCCAAGGCGACCGAGGAAGGCATGAGCGCCGGTCTGCTCGACCGGCTGACGATCACCGACGAGCGCCTCACCGGCATGGCCGAGCAGCTCCGGCTGCTCGCGGGCGCACCGCACCAGGAGCGCTCGATCGAGCTGTCCACATTGGACGGCGGACTCCGGCTGGTCGAGCGCCGCCGCCCGGTCGGCGTGATCGGCGCGAACTACGAGGCCCGGCCGAACGTCACCGTCGACGTGGCCTCGCAGCTGGTCAAGTCCCGCAACGGCGGCGTGCTGCGCACCGGCTCGGCCGCGCTCGGCTCCGCCCAGCGCCTGCTCGACGTCGTCATCGCCCCCGCACTGGCCGAAGCGGGCATCGACGCCGACGTCATCCAGCTCGTTCCCCGCGTCGAGCGCGAAGCGGCCGCGGCGCTGGTGAGCCTGCCCGGCCTCGTCCCGCTCGTGATCCTGCGCGGCAGCGGCGAAAGCACCCGCAAGCTCGCCACCGAGGCCGCGCTCCACGGCGTCGGCACTCTCGCGCACGCCGACGGCGGCGGCGTCCTCTACGTCGACGCGGCCGCCGACGCGGCCAAGGTCCGCGACCTGGTGTCGGCCAGCCTCGACCGCCTCGGCGTCTGCAACCGCCTGAACCTCCTCCTGATCCACACCGACGCCCACGACGCGCTCTGGCCCTCGATCACCGAGGCGCTGACCGAGCGCGGCGTCACCCCGTCGCTCGCCCCCCACGAGCACGCCATCGGCTACGAATGGGCACTCGACTCGGACAACGAGGCCACCGTCACGGTCGCCCAGGTCGCCTCGCTCACCGAGGCCGTCTCGATCGCCAACGACCGCACCTCGGGCCTGGCCGCCGGCATCGCCACCGAAGACTCGGCCGCGGCCGAAGCCTTCTTCGACGGCTACACCGGCACCGGCGTCTTCTGGAACGCCCCCACCCGCCTCCTAGACGGCTTCAAGCTCCTCGCCGTCCCCGAGACCGGCATCAACCTCGACAACGTCCCCGGCCCCCGCGGCCCGGTCACCTACACCGACCTCTACGTCCGCCAGTACGCCGTCCTCCCCGCCTAG
- a CDS encoding M50 family metallopeptidase, with translation MREPDPSAVAGVLDAQPDPGSWLALITGGVALIVVLSGTPWRWARTAITIVHEAGHALLAVLVGRRLQGIRLHSDTSGVTVSRGKPEGPGMVLTALGGYPAPSVLGLVFAGLLAASRVTALLVLAAVLLLAVLVMVRNAYGVLVVVVTAGVLALASLVAPSSVQAAFVYLMTWFLLFGGVRPVVELQLKRRQGQARDSDADQLARLTEVPAALWVLILAMISVSCLIMGGAFLLQPALN, from the coding sequence GTGCGAGAACCGGATCCTTCCGCGGTAGCGGGCGTGCTGGACGCCCAGCCCGACCCAGGTAGCTGGCTGGCCTTGATCACGGGCGGCGTGGCGTTGATCGTCGTGCTGTCCGGGACACCGTGGCGCTGGGCGCGCACGGCCATCACCATCGTGCACGAGGCCGGGCACGCGCTGCTCGCGGTGCTCGTCGGCAGGCGGCTGCAGGGCATCAGGCTGCACTCGGACACCTCGGGCGTGACCGTCTCGCGCGGCAAGCCGGAAGGCCCTGGCATGGTGCTGACCGCGCTCGGCGGGTACCCGGCGCCCTCGGTGCTTGGGCTGGTCTTCGCGGGCCTGCTCGCGGCGAGCCGCGTCACGGCGCTGCTCGTGCTGGCCGCGGTGCTGCTGCTGGCCGTGCTCGTGATGGTGCGCAACGCCTATGGCGTGCTGGTCGTCGTGGTGACGGCCGGGGTGCTGGCGCTCGCGTCGCTGGTGGCGCCGTCGAGCGTGCAGGCGGCGTTCGTGTACCTCATGACGTGGTTCCTGCTGTTCGGTGGCGTGCGGCCGGTGGTCGAGCTGCAGCTGAAACGGCGGCAGGGCCAAGCCCGTGACTCCGACGCCGACCAGCTCGCCAGGCTCACCGAGGTCCCGGCGGCGCTGTGGGTGCTGATTCTCGCCATGATCTCGGTCAGCTGCCTGATCATGGGCGGCGCGTTCCTGCTGCAACCCGCGCTGAACTAG